One Schistocerca nitens isolate TAMUIC-IGC-003100 chromosome 1, iqSchNite1.1, whole genome shotgun sequence DNA segment encodes these proteins:
- the LOC126255385 gene encoding 40S ribosomal protein S27, giving the protein MPLAKDLLHPSPTEEKRKHKLKRLVQHPNSYFMDVKCPGCFKITTVFSHAQSVVVCAGCSTILCQPTGGRARLTEGCSFRRKQH; this is encoded by the exons ATGCCT CTTGCCAAGGATTTGCTGCATCCGTCACCAACGGAGGAGAAGAGGAAACACAAATTGAAAAGACTTGTGCAACATCCTAATTCTTACTTCATGGATGTAAAATGCCCAG GATGTTTCAAGATCACGACAGTATTTAGTCATGCGCAGAGTGTTGTAGTCTGTGCTGGCTGTTCGACAATACTGTGTCAACCCACAGGAGGGAGGGCGAGGTTAACAGAAG GTTGTTCGTTTAGAAGAAAACAACACTAA